The Marinobacter sp. ANT_B65 genome has a segment encoding these proteins:
- the eno gene encoding phosphopyruvate hydratase: MTKIANIKAREVLDSRGNPTVEADVILEDGTLGRACAPSGASTGSREALELRDGDASRYLGKGVLKAVEAINGKIFDALKGKDAADQRGLDNIMLELDGTENKANLGANAILAVSLAAAKAAAASLGKPLYEHIAEINGTSGKFSMPVPMMNILNGGEHADNNVDIQEFMVQPVAAKSFAEALRIGAEIFHSLKKVLQSQGLNTAVGDEGGFAPDLPSNEAALAIIKEAVEKAGYKLGTDITLALDCAASEFYKDGQYVLAGEGKSFDSAGFADYLAGLAERYPIVSIEDGMDESDWDGWKVLTDKIGEKVQLVGDDLFVTNTKILKRGIDTGVANSILIKFNQIGSLSETLDAIKMAQDAGFTAVISHRSGETEDTTIADLAVATCAGQIKTGSLCRSDRVAKYNQLLRIEEVLGSLAPYRGLSEIKGQG, from the coding sequence ATGACCAAGATTGCCAATATTAAAGCTCGTGAGGTTCTGGATTCCCGTGGTAACCCTACTGTGGAAGCGGACGTAATTCTGGAAGACGGTACTCTTGGCCGCGCTTGCGCGCCCTCTGGTGCGTCTACCGGCTCTCGCGAAGCGCTGGAGCTGCGCGATGGTGATGCGTCACGTTATCTGGGCAAGGGCGTACTGAAGGCAGTTGAGGCCATTAACGGCAAGATTTTTGACGCACTGAAAGGCAAAGATGCTGCCGACCAGCGTGGGCTGGATAACATCATGCTGGAGCTGGATGGCACCGAGAACAAAGCCAATCTGGGCGCGAACGCCATTCTTGCTGTATCGCTTGCAGCGGCGAAAGCGGCGGCTGCGTCTCTTGGAAAGCCGCTTTATGAGCACATTGCTGAAATCAATGGCACTTCCGGCAAATTCAGCATGCCCGTGCCTATGATGAACATTCTCAATGGCGGTGAGCACGCGGACAACAATGTTGATATCCAGGAGTTCATGGTTCAGCCGGTTGCTGCCAAGAGCTTTGCTGAAGCGCTGCGCATCGGTGCCGAGATTTTCCACAGTCTGAAGAAAGTGCTGCAGTCTCAAGGCCTGAACACGGCAGTCGGTGACGAAGGCGGCTTTGCTCCTGACCTGCCGTCGAATGAAGCGGCTTTGGCTATTATCAAGGAAGCTGTTGAAAAGGCCGGTTACAAACTCGGCACTGATATTACTCTGGCCCTGGACTGCGCGGCTTCTGAATTCTACAAAGATGGCCAATATGTGCTGGCGGGTGAAGGCAAGAGTTTTGACTCTGCCGGCTTTGCTGACTATCTGGCTGGTCTGGCCGAGCGTTACCCTATTGTGTCTATTGAAGATGGCATGGACGAAAGTGACTGGGATGGCTGGAAAGTGCTGACTGACAAGATTGGCGAAAAAGTACAGTTGGTGGGTGATGACCTTTTTGTCACCAACACGAAGATTCTCAAGCGTGGTATTGATACAGGAGTCGCTAACTCCATTCTGATCAAGTTCAACCAGATCGGCAGCCTGAGCGAAACTCTTGATGCCATTAAAATGGCCCAGGATGCAGGCTTTACAGCGGTTATCTCTCATCGTTCCGGTGAAACGGAAGATACGACCATTGCAGACCTTGCCGTTGCTACCTGCGCCGGTCAGATCAAAACCGGTTCTCTTTGCCGGTCTGACCGTGTTGCAAAGTATAATCAGCTGCTGCGTATTGAAGAAGTGCTGGGTAGCCTGGCCCCTTACCGCGGGCTGAGTGAGATCAAGGGGCAAGGCTGA